Within the Cystobacter fuscus DSM 2262 genome, the region CGCCAGTCTCCCGCTTCCGTCGGCTTGCTGCCCGTGAGCAGTCCTCGCGAGAAGACCCCGTAGAGCGTCGCGCTGATGCCGAGTTCGGCGAGCACGGGGAAGATCTGCGCCTCGGGGCCCCGGGTGGCGATGGCGTACTCGATCTGCAAGTCGACGATGGGGTGGACCTTGTGGGCCCGGCGGATTGTCTCGACACCGACCTCCGACAGCCCGATGTGGCGCACGTAGCCCGCCTTCACCAGGTCCGCGATCGTCCCGATGGTGTCCTCGATCGGAACGGAGGGATCCAGCCGAGCGGGTCGATAGATGTCGATGACCTCCACCCCCAGCCGCTTCAGGCTGTAGGCGATGAAGTTCTTCACCGCGACGGGGCGCGTGTCGTTACCGTTGAAGCTCCCATCCGGCCCGCGGAGCGCGCCGAACTTCACCGAGAGCTGGACCTTGTCCCGGCGCCCCTCGATGGCCCGCCCCACGAGCATCTCGTTGTGGCCCATGCCGTAGAAGTCCCCCGTGTCGATCAGCGTCACCCCTCGCTCGATCGCCGCCTGGATCGTCCGGACGCTCTCCGCGTCATCGGTCTTCCCGTACGTGCCCGACATCCCCATGCAGCCCAGTCCCAGCGGGAAGACCTCGGGACCCGTGGAGCCCAGCTTCACCGTGCGCTTCGTCTGCTTCGTCTCGTGCGTGCTCATCCGTGTGTCTCCTTCTGCGCCAAGACTAAGGATCGACACACTTAAATCAAATCAATAGGATGTATCCCAATCATGCACGGCATCTATGAGAAGGACCTGGACCTCAACCTGCTCCGCGTCTTCGTCGTGGTGGCGGAGGCAGGCAGCGTCACCGAGGCCGCCAGCCGCCTCTACCTCACCCAGCCCGCGGTGAGCGCGGCGCTCAGGCGCCTCGCGTCGACGGTCGGAGCGCCGCTCTTCGTCCGCGCGGGACGCGGACTCGCGCTCACGGCACGTGGCCAGCGCCTGTTCACCTCGGCCCGGCCGCTCCTCCAGGCCCTCGTCGAGGCCACCGTCTCCCCGGCGGCCTTCGACCCGAAGACGAGCGAGCGGACCGTGCGGATCGGCCTCTCGGACGCGAATGAGACCTGGCTCCTTCCGCCGCTGCTGCGCGCGCTCGACGAGGAGGCGCCACGCATGCGGCTCGTCGTGATTCCCGTGCAGTTCCGCACCATCGCCGAGGCCCTGGGTTCCTCGGCGGTGGACTTCGCGGTGACGGTGGCCGACGAGCTGTCGGCCGACACGCGGCGTCTGACATTGTTCTGGGGCGGGTTCGTCTGTCTCTACGATCCGCGGCACGCTCGCATCGGCAAGCGACTGACGCGGGAGAGCTACCTCGCGCACGAGCACGTCATCGTCTCATACAACGGAGACTTGCGAGGGATTGTCGAGGACGCGCTCGGCGTCCAGCGGCGGGTCCGGGTCTCGGTCCCGATGTTCCACAGCGTCGGGGCACTCGTGGAAGGCAGCGCCCTGCTCGCCACGTTGCCCGCCGTGGTCGCGCGGGAAATCACCTCGCTGCGTCCGAACCTCCGCACCACGCCCCTTCCCCTGGACCTGGGAGGCGCCCCGACGGAGCTGCTCTGGCGCAACACGGTCGACGACGACGACGCCATCCGCTTCATTCGGGACCTGGTGGTCCGCGTGGTGAAGACAGTGCACGGCCCCGAGGAAGCGCCCCGGTCGACGACGAGCGGCTGAGGAGGCAATCAAAGCGCGCGGGCGTGGGCCCACCGCACGGCCCACGCCCCCTCACCTCACGCCTTGACCTCGCCCTTGTTCTTCTCGTCGCGGCCGTGCACCGAGGCCGGCGGGCTCGTGGCCTCCACGGCGGTGAAGGTCTCCAGGATCTTGTACGTGTGGCTGGCCCCCTTCGGCACGAGCCACGAGTCCCCGGGGTTGAGCACCAACACCTGGCCCTCCAGGTGGAGCTCCGCGCGGCCCTTGATGACGTAGCCCACCGTCTCGTAGTCGCGCACGCTCACGGGCTTGGCCTCGGCCGGTTCCTCGTTCTCCCACAACCGCATCGCCACCCGGATGCCCTCCGCCAGGTACTTCTGCCCCATCTGCCCCGTCGGCGAGTGGTGGGAATCGACCTTCTTCACACTGGTGTCACCCATCTCGGCTCTCCCCTGTCGTTTGACTTCTTCCGGACAAGCTAAGGAAGCCAGGAGCGAAGCGAACCCCCCAAAACACCACGCCCGCTCCCCCCCCGAAGGGAGGAGCGGGCGTGTAGGTCACGGCTCGAGTGCGGTGCTTCAGCTCAGCGGGCGAACGTTCTGCGCCTGCAGGCCCTTGGGCCCACGCGTCACGTCGTACTCCACCTTCTGGCCCTCGGCCAGCGAGCGGAAGCCCTGCGCGTTGATGGCGGTGTGGTGGCAGAAAACGTCATCTCCCCCCGCATCCGGTGCGATGAAACCAAAGCCCTTCGCGTCGTTGAACCACTTCACGGTACCAGTTGCCATGGACTTCCCTGACTTTCTGCGCCTGCGCTACGGCAATCCACCACCCTCCACGTGAGGGCAGTACTGCGGATGAAACGGCTCGGAGCCATTCCCCATTCCTCCCCGGCCTTCACACTTCTTCATCGCTCGCCGGGTGAGCGCTTCACATCCGCCTCCTACCTTCCTGACTGACCGATGGCGCCGAGCCCCTGCCGGGCCGGTCGCTCACGGAAGGAGCAGCAACATGTTCGGATACATCTTTGGCGCGGTCTGCCTCGCGGGTGCCCTCTTCACCGTGCGCCGCGCCCGGCGCTACGCCTCCTGGCGCGGCGGCCCCGGCCGCTGGAGCCCCCGCGGCCAGTTGCGCCACGTCTTCGAGCGGCTCGACACCTCCCCCGGTCAGGAGAAGATCCTCGTCCAGGCCGCCGAGGACGTGAGCCAGGCCGCCGAGAAGCTGCGCGGCCTCTGGGGCGACACCCGCTCCTCCTGGGCCCAAGCCCTGCGCGGAGAACACTTCGATGGGGCCGCCCTGCGGGAGCAGGACGCCAAGCAGGACGCGCTCGTCGACGAGCTGCGCAAGACGATCCACGCCTCGCTCGCGAAGGTCCACGAGGCGCTCGATCCGCGCCAGCGGCTCGAGCTGGCGGACCTCGTCGAGCGCGGCTGGGGCTCCTCCCACCACCGCCACCCCCGCGCCCACGCCTTCCGGGCCGACCGCTGCGGTTGGCGCGGCGCCTGGGCGGGGTGAAGCCTTGGTAGAGTCCGCCCCGCCCATGTCCACCCGCGTCCTCCTCATCGACGATGACACCCGGATGTATGAATTGCTCGAGCAGTACCTCGGGCAGCAAGGCATCAAGGTGACCCATGCCCCCGATGGAGGACGCGGCCTGGCCGCCCTGGACTCCCAGGCCTTCGACGCCGTGCTGCTGGACGTGATGATGCCGGGCATGGACGGGCTCGAGGTGTGCCGGCGCATCCGCTCGCGCAGCACCGTGCCCATCCTCATGCTCACCGCGCGCGGCGACGAGACGGATCGCGTCGTGGGCCTGGAGCTCGGCGCGGACGACTACCTCGCCAAGCCCTTCAGCCCCCGCGAGCTGCTCGCGCGCCTGCGCGCCGTGCTGCGCCGCGCCCAACCCTCCGCCATGGCCGAGAAGCTCGAGGCCCACGGTGTCTCGCTCGACGTCCCCGCTCGCGAGGCCCGCGTCAATGGCCGGCGCGTGGAGCTCACCGGGCTCGAGTTCGATCTGCTCGTGGCGCTCGTGCGGCGCGCCGGCCGCGTCATCCCCCGCGACGCGTTGCTCGGCGAGGCGGGCCGCAGCGACACCCTCGTGGGCGAGCGCACCGTGGACGTGCACATCTCCCACCTGCGCCAGAAGCTGGGCGAGGACGGCGCGAAGCTCATCAAGACCGTCCGGGGCGTGGGCTACCTCTTCGCCCGGGAGGGCCCGTGAGACGGCGCGGGCACGGGCACGGACCCTGGGACTCGCCCGGCGGATGGCCTCCCCGCCCGATGACCCGGCTCGGCTCCTATGTCCGGGCCCGGCTGCGCCGGCGGCTCTTCCTCTGGTTCGGCATCTCCATCCTCGTCACCGCCGTGGTGGTGGGCTCGGTGATGAACCTGGTGGGGGGCAACTCCTGGCGCCAGGAGCTCGAGCGCGTGCGCACCTTCGCCATCCACCGGCTCGCCGACGTCTGGGACGAGCCCGAGCGGCGAGATGCCCTCGTGCGCGAGGTGTCCACGGATCTGCTGCTCGACATCGAGCTGCTCGACGTCTCGGGCAGGAGCCTGGTGCGCGCCGGAGAGCCGTGTCTCGGGTCCGCCAACGTCATCCTCCCCGTGGAGCACGGAGGCGTGCGGCTCGGCACCGCCCACGTCTGCTCGGGGCGCACCCGGAGCCGCGCTCCCTGGCGCGGCACCCTGTTCTGGGCCGTGAGCGGACTCACGATGTGGATGGCCTCGGGCTGGGTGGCCCGGCGGCTGGCCCGGCCCCTGGACATGCTCGCGCGCGCCGTGCAGGAGCTGGGCGAGGGCCGGCTGGAGACGCGGGTGGACCTGGGCCGCCACGCCACCGGGGAGATGCAGCTCTTGGCCTCGGCCTTCAACGAGATGGCCGCGCGGATCGAGCGGCAGATGGCGGACCAGCGCGAGCTGCTGGCCACCGTGTCCCACGAGCTGCGCACGCCGCTCGCGCACCTGCGCGTGCTCGTGGAGCTGATGCGCGACGCCGGTGGACCCGAGCGCACCGCGGATCAGATGGAGCGGGAGATCGTGGAGCTGGATGCCCTGGTGGGCGAGCTGCTCGCCAGCTCGCGCCTGGACTTCGGCCAGCTCAACCCCCACGCACTGGAGGGGAAGGATCTGGCGCAGCGGGCCCTGGAGCGCACGGGCCTGTCCGCCGAACTGCTCTCGGTGGAGGTGCCCGACACGAAGCTGGTGGGCGACGCCACGCTGTTGGGGCGCGCGCTGACCAACCTGCTCGACAACGCGCGCGGACACGGCCAGGGAGTGGAGGCGCTGCGGTTGGTGGAGCGCGAGGGGCGGCTCGCCTTCTGCGTGGAGGACCGGGGGCCGGGACTGCCACCGGGAGAGGAGGCGCGCGTCTTCGAGCCCTTCTACCGGGGCAGCGCGGGAGGCGAGCGGCGCGAGGCGGGCTCGCTGGGCCTGGGGCTCGCGCTGGTGCGGCGCATCGCCCGGGCGCACGGCGGAGAGGCCTTCGCGGAGAACCGGCCCGAGGGCGGCGCGCGCGTGGGTTTCACCCTGGAGCGCGGCGGCCGCCCGGCGGCGGGGTGAGCTACTTCACCGAGCCCGACGCGCTGCCCTTGGCGTCCTCGGTGGAGAACTCGAAGGCGAGCGCCGTGGTCTCCCCCTCCTTCACCGTCACCTCGGCCGTCTTGGTGCCGAGCACCTCGTGCCAGGCCTCGAGCGTGTAGGTGCCCGCGGGCAGGTGCTCGATGGAGTAGGCCCCGTCCGCGTTGGAGGTGGCGAAGTACGGGTTGGGATTCACCACCACCCAGGACACCATCCACGGGTGGATGTCGCACTTGAGGCGGACCACCTCGGCGTCGGCCGGCAACGTGCGTTGCACGGGCTTGCCGTTGGGCGGCTGGGCCACGTTGAAGATGGACTTGGTGCCCGAGAGGGCCCGCGCGTTGTGCAGCGTGCCGTCACTGTTCTTGATGAGGATGGGCTGCCCCGAGGCGACGCCCTGCACCCGGGGGGTGTAGCTGCACTGCTTCTGGTCCACGACGGCGGACCGCGTCCGGGGCGAGCGCGGCATCAACCCGCGCACGCGCACGAGCACGTTCTCCAGCTTGCCCGCCTTCACCAGGAGGGACTGGTCCACCAACGGCATGCCCTCGCAGGACGGATCCTGGCTGGGGGTGACGGGCGCGGGCGCGGGCGGTGTGCCCTTGAAGGTGATCGTGCCTTGGAGGGTGCCGCCGCCCGTCAGGGGCTCGGGCTCGGGCGACTCCTCGGCGGGGGACCCCTCCGCCGCCGCGTCCTGGGTCCGCGAGGATGGCTCCGCTGCAACAGGCGCGGGAGGGCTTTCCTGCTTGCAGGCGGACAGGGCCGTGAGTCCCACCGTGCCCAGCAGCGCGAGCCCCAGCGTACGCAACTTCATGTCATCTCTCCTCATGGCGCCCACTTCCGCCGGGCCGCGCGGTGGACCCGTGAAGGGCGCCACCTGTCGTAAGAAGAGCGGACCGGGAAGTCAACGCGAGAACGGGTTTACGGGTCATTCCCGGCGGCTGATGCTGAACGCGGCCAGTCCCGTGAAGACGGCGGCGAAGACGAACAGCACGGGCAGCTCGAGCCCGGCGCCGGACGACGGGGAGCCCAGGGCGAGCGAGGCCTCGGCGCCGTAGAGCGCGCGCCGCAGTCCCTCGACGGCGAAGCGCAGGGGGTTGAGGCGCATCACCCACGCCAGCAGGGGGCTGGCGCCCTTGAGCGGGAAGAGGGCGCCGGAGAGCACCCACATGGGCAGGAGCACCACGCTCATGACGGCGTGGTAGCCGGCGGTGGAGCGCACCCACCACGCGAGCGCGATGCCCATGCAGGTGAGGGCCAGGGCGGACAGCCCCATCACCGAGAGCAGCAGGGGCACGTTCACCGTGGCGGCCGACACACCGGCCAGCGGCGCGAAGAGCAGGAAGAGCGAGGCCTGCGACAGCGCGATGGCCGAGGAGCCCAGCGCCTTGCCCAACACCACCGACAGACGCGAGCCGGGTCCCGCCAGCACGGACTGGAGGAAGCCCTCGCGCCGGTCCTCGATGACGGAGATGGTGGCGAAGATGGCGCTGAAGAGCAGCACCATGGCGACCACGCCCGGGAAGGAGAAGCGCTGGTAGTCCAGGCCCTGGGCCCCCGCCACGCGGAAGGAGCCGGAGAAGCCCGCGCCGATGACGAACCAGAAGAGGATGGGCTGGGCGAGCGCGCCCACCACGCGGCTGGGCTGACGGAAGAAGCGCACCACGTCGCGCGAGAGCAGCACGCGCACCGTGGCCCACTGGAGCGCGAGCGCGCCCGGCGCACGCGGAGCCCGCGCGGGGGCGGCCGGCTCCTCCTGCTCGAGCCGGGGCTCGGGGGACAGCGAGGTGTCGGAGAGGGAGGAGGCGTGAGCGTTCATCGGCGGCTTTTCCTCGTGGGGGGCTCGGCGGTGGGCTGATCCGCCCCCAGGGTGCGGCCCGTGAGTTGAAGGAAGACATCCGCGAGCGTGGGCCGGCGCAACGACACCGCGGCGAGCCGGCCCGCGGGAAAGGCCTCCACCAGGCGGGGCACCAGGGCATGGCCCCGCTCGGCCTCCACCTGCACGTGCCCCTCCACCACGCGCGCCTCCAGCCCCAGGCGCGCGCGCACCTCGGCCGCGAGCGCCTCGGGCTCGTGGCCCTCGAGGATGAGGAGGTCTCCCCCCACCCGCGCGGTCAGGGCCGCGGGCGTGTCCATGGCCACCAGCCGCCCGGCATCCAGGACCGCCAGGCGATCACACATCTGCGCCTCGTCGGCCCGGTGGGTGGTGAGCAGCACCGTGAGGCCCTCGGTGTCGCGCAGCGCGCGCAGGTGGGCCCAGAAGGAGCGGAAGGACGCCTCGTCGAGCCCCTGGGTGGGCTCGTCCATGAGGAGCACGCGGGGCTGGTGCACGAGCGCCCGCGCCAGCTCGAGCCGCCGCCGCATCCCTCCCGACCAGGTGCCCACGCGCTCGTCCCCGCGCGCCTCCAGGCCGATGAGCCGGAGCATCTCTTCCACGCGAGCGTGGGCGTGCGCACCCGTCAGCCCATACAACCGGGCGCCGAGCAGGAGGTTCTCCCGCGCGCTCATCAGGTCATCCAGGCTGCCGCGCTGGAAGATGATGCCCAGGCGCTGGCGCAGCGCGGGATCATGCAGCGACAGGGGCCGGCCCTCGAAGAGGACGCGGCCCGCGTCGGGGGCCAGCAGTCCGGCGAGCACCTGGAAGGTGGTGGACTTGCCCGCCCCATTGGGGCCGAGCAGGCCGACGATCTCCCCCGCGCGCACCGAGAGGCTCAAGCCATCGAGCGCCACGCGCGACTTGAAGCGCCGGGTGAGGCCGTCGAGTTGGAGCAGGGGCACGGACGAGAGCGCCGTGACCGGAGGGGCCAAAGGGGCCGGAGTCATCCTCGAATCAACCATGTCCCCCGCTGTCGAGCATCATCGCGGCGAAAAGGCCGGTCAGGTACAGCAGGCTGAACAGGAACGTCTGACGGGCCCAGGCCCTTCCCAGGCGCTGGAACAGCCCCGCGGCGCCCAGGCCGAGGAAGGACAGGCCCAGCAGCACCGCGGCGGCGAGGTACCACCCCCCGGCGATGCCGAGCTGGAAGGGCAAGAGGCTCATGGGCACCAGCGCCACGAGGTAGAGGACGATCTGCAAGCGGCTGGAGTCCTCGCCCCGCTCGATGGGGACGCACGTGAGCCCGGCCGCCGCGTACTCGTCCTGGCGGAACAGGGCGATGGCGATGAAGTGGGGGATCTGCCAGAGGAAGAGGATGGAGAAGAGGACGTAGCCGCCCGCGTCGATCTGCCCCGTGACGGCCGTCCAGCCCATGAGCGGGGGGAGCGCGCCGGGCACCGCGCCCACCAGCATGGCGATGGAGGAGTGGGCCTTGAGCGGCGTGTACACGAGCACGTAGCTGAGCAGCGCCACGAGGCCCAGCAGCGCGGTGAGCGGATTGGCCCCCAGCGCGAGCGCCGGCAGGCACACCGCGGCGAGCCCCACCCCGAAGGCGAGCGCGACATGGGGCTCCATGCGCCCGGAAGGCAGGGGGCGGTTGCTCGTGCGCGCCATGAAGCGGTCGCTGTGGCGCTCCCAGTAGCAGTTGAGCGCGTTGGCCGCGCCCACGGTGCCGGCGGTGGCCAGCAGCGTCACCAGCATGCGCGACACCGTCAGCTCTCCGGGGGCCAACCACATGCCGCCCGCGGCCGTGGCGAGCACCAGGCCCGACAGTCTCGGCTTGGTGAGGGACATCAAATCCGAGGCGAGGCTCGGCGAACTCACGGCACGCGCAATCACGCGGACTCCCCGAGGCGCGTCAGGCACGCAGGGCGGCTGGCGCGGCTGGAGGCGGAGCGGACTCCGCCCAAGATGAGATGAAAGGCCGCCCTCCCTTACACACAAGGAGGTGGCCACATCAAGCAAACGGGCGCGGGATTCATGCCATCCCCGCGCCCGCCCACATGTCTGGTGACTACTTTTTCTTGTCGGTGGGACGAGCCCGGCTCACAGCGCCTGGGCCTGCGCCACGTACTCGCCCTTGGGCTCGCGCTTGACGTACTCCTGCGCCAGCGCCTTGGCCTTGGGGGCCTGCTTCTTGTCCTTGGCGAGGAACGCCGCGTAGAAGTAGTAGGCCGGGGCGTAGTTCTCGTCCGCGTTGAGCGCCTTCTGGTACGTCTCGTCGGCCTTGGCGGTGTCGCCCTTGCCCTCGAAGACGCGCGCCAGCTCGAGCAGCGCGGTGGCCGCCTTGTCCGGCTGGCCGATGAACTCGGTGCTCGCCTTCTCCAGCGACTCCTGGGCCTTGGCCCACTCGGAGCGCTCGCGATAGATGGCGCCGATGGCCAGGCGGGCCTCGGGGTTCTTCGCGTTGGCGTCCTTCACCGAGCGCTCATACGTCTTGAGCGCGTCGTCCAGCTTGCCCTGGCGGCGGTAGGCGTTGCCCAGCATGGTGAGCAGCTTGGGGCTGTCGCCCATGGTCTTGAGCGCGGTGACGAGCGCCTCGGAGGCCTCCTTCTCGCCGCCCGGCTTGCCCATGAGGGCCTTGGCCAGTTCCACGTAGAGCTGGGCGCGCGTGCCGTCCATCTTGACGGCCTTGCGGATCTCCGCGGCGGCCTCGTCGTAGTGGTTCTCGGAGAGCAACCGGCGGCCCTTGATGAGGTAGAGCTCGGGGCTGTTGCGGTCGAGCGCGAAGCCGGTGTCCTCGGCCTTGGTCAGCTCCTGGCGCGCCTTCTCCTTGTCGGAGGGCACGCCCGTGGCCTCGGCGAGCTTGGCCTGCTCGTCGGGCTTGAGCTTCTCCATGGCGGTGGAGACGCGGGAGATGAGCAGCGCGCGCGCCACGTTGGCCGCCGCGAGCTGGCGCGGCGAGGGCGGAGGATCCACCTCCAGCAGCTTCTTGAGCATGACCGCGGCCAGGCCGAAGTTCGCCTCGTCCTGCTCGAGCATCAGCAGGGACTTGCCGAGCAGGGACTCGGGGTGGTCCTTCTCGTAGCGCAGGGCGAAGTCGTAGTTCTTCCAGGCGGTGCCGTCCTGGCCGAGCCGGCGGTACACCGCGCCGAGCGCGGCGTAGATGCGCGGGTCGTCCGGAGAGAGGCCCTGGGCCTTCTCCAGGTTGTCCTTGGCGCGCTCCAGGTCACCCGCGTTCATCTGGATGAGGCCGAGCGTCAGGTACAAGAGCGAGCTGCGCTTGCCCTGCTCGTCGAAGCTCTTCACCTGCTTCTCGAGCTCGACGAGCGCCTCCTTGCCCTTGCCGCCGTACGTCTTGACGAGGGCGGCGGCGGCGTAGAGGTGCGAGCTGACTTCCCCGCTCTTCTGGGCGGCCGCCAGGTGCTCCTCGGCCTTGCCGCGCGCGTCGTCTCCGCCGCCGTGCTCACCCCAGCGGATGGCGTAGGCGTACGCGAGATAGCCGTGGGCGGCCGTCGAGTCGGGAGCGACCTCGATCGCCTTGTCCGCCGCCTCGCACGCCTTCTTGTAGGAGGCGAAGGAGTCGTGCTTGAGCTCCTGGGTGGCGGCGTCGAGCTGCTTCTTGATCTCCCGGTTGCGCTGGGCGGCCATGCGGCCCTGGACGAAGTAGCCGCCCAGGAAGATGGGCACCGCGACGAGCAGACCAATGGTGATGAACTTGCTCGTGTTGGAGCCGCTCTTCTTGCGCGACTTGCGGGGCGCGTCGTCATCGTCGTCGACGTCATCGTCCTCGACGACCACGGCGGGACGACGAGCGGCCGCCGGACGCGCGGCCTGCGCGGCGGGGGCCTTGGCGCGAGGAGCCGGCTCGGCGGCCGGAGCGGGAGCGGCCGGGGCGGCGGCCACCGGAGCGGGCGTGGCGGCCGCAGCGGGGGCGGCCTGGACGGCCGGAGCCGCCACGGGAGCGGGCGTGGGCGCGGGGGCCGGGGCGGCGGCCACGGGCGCGGCGGCCACGGGCGGCTGCACCTTGTGCTGCTGCATCACCGCCAACGTGTCCGGATCCGTGGGATCCGCCTCGTAGGCCTTGAGCAGGTTGGCCTTGCCGGCGTCGGCTTCACCGGTCTTGATTTGCAGGGCGCCCGCCATGCGCAGCGTCGCCTTGTCGGAGGGATGCGCCTGCAGCGCGCCCAGCACCTCTTCGAGGGCTTTCTTGTCCTTGCCCTGGTCCTGGTAGACGCGGGCGAGGAGGAGGCGGGGATCGGCTCGATTGGGGTGTGCCTTCACCCCTTTCTTGCAGACGACCATCGCCTCCATGAAACGGCCAGAGGCGAGATACGCCTCGGCGAGGGGCTTGTAGGCTTCGGAAGAAGGGTCGGACGCGAAGGCATGCTCCAGCTTCGCGAGCTCGGCCGGGCTCAACGTCTTTGATGGGGATGTGGACATTAAAGGAGGTGCCTTGAGGGGGTTCTTATGACACCCCAAGTTGCCGTGCGTCAATCGCCCAAGAGGGTCCGAACATTCCCGGCTTGACACCCTGGTTGGGGTCCTGTACATGCCCGTTCGTCTTCTCGACGGCGGGAAACCGCAGCCGCCCAACGGTGTTGAGAAACAGGAGTGTCATGGGGGTGTAGCTCAGTTGGGAGAGCGTCGCGTTCGCAATGCGAAGGTCGTCGGTTCGATCCCGTCCACCTCCACCATGCAGTCCAAAGGGCTCCCCTGGAAACAGGGGAGCCCTTTTCTTTTGCGCCTCCAGTGAATTGAAAAGCGCGCCGGGTCTGTTATCCGGGGCCGATGACCGACCAGCCCACGCTCTCGTTCTTCGCCCGTCTGTGGCTCGCCCTGGTGTGCTTCTGGCGAATCTGGCTCGATCGCTCGTTCGCCCAGGCCGTGTTGCCCGTGCGCGAGGCCGACCGGGCCGGCAAGCTGCCGGCGGGCCCCCCCATGCCCGAGCCGACGCCCGCGAAGCCCACGCCACCCCCCCCGGCGCCGGCCGCCCCGCCCCCCGAGCGGGAGCACGCCTCGGCCCTCCAGTTCCTCGCCATGCTCCAGCGCGAGGGCCGCCTCGTCGACTTCCTCCAGGAGGACGTGGCCGCCTTCCCGG harbors:
- a CDS encoding DUF2760 domain-containing protein — translated: MTDQPTLSFFARLWLALVCFWRIWLDRSFAQAVLPVREADRAGKLPAGPPMPEPTPAKPTPPPPAPAAPPPEREHASALQFLAMLQREGRLVDFLQEDVAAFPDEDVGAAARIVHEGCRKVLRQYLALEPVLSQNEGDTVQVPAGFDAQRIRLTGNVAGQPPYSGSLKHKGWVITSVTFPSTSPALDPRVLAPAEVELS
- a CDS encoding tetratricopeptide repeat protein produces the protein MSTSPSKTLSPAELAKLEHAFASDPSSEAYKPLAEAYLASGRFMEAMVVCKKGVKAHPNRADPRLLLARVYQDQGKDKKALEEVLGALQAHPSDKATLRMAGALQIKTGEADAGKANLLKAYEADPTDPDTLAVMQQHKVQPPVAAAPVAAAPAPAPTPAPVAAPAVQAAPAAAATPAPVAAAPAAPAPAAEPAPRAKAPAAQAARPAAARRPAVVVEDDDVDDDDDAPRKSRKKSGSNTSKFITIGLLVAVPIFLGGYFVQGRMAAQRNREIKKQLDAATQELKHDSFASYKKACEAADKAIEVAPDSTAAHGYLAYAYAIRWGEHGGGDDARGKAEEHLAAAQKSGEVSSHLYAAAALVKTYGGKGKEALVELEKQVKSFDEQGKRSSLLYLTLGLIQMNAGDLERAKDNLEKAQGLSPDDPRIYAALGAVYRRLGQDGTAWKNYDFALRYEKDHPESLLGKSLLMLEQDEANFGLAAVMLKKLLEVDPPPSPRQLAAANVARALLISRVSTAMEKLKPDEQAKLAEATGVPSDKEKARQELTKAEDTGFALDRNSPELYLIKGRRLLSENHYDEAAAEIRKAVKMDGTRAQLYVELAKALMGKPGGEKEASEALVTALKTMGDSPKLLTMLGNAYRRQGKLDDALKTYERSVKDANAKNPEARLAIGAIYRERSEWAKAQESLEKASTEFIGQPDKAATALLELARVFEGKGDTAKADETYQKALNADENYAPAYYFYAAFLAKDKKQAPKAKALAQEYVKREPKGEYVAQAQAL